The Kogia breviceps isolate mKogBre1 chromosome 8, mKogBre1 haplotype 1, whole genome shotgun sequence DNA window tcccagagtaatgaaaataaaaacaaaaacaaacaaatgggatctaatgaaacttaaaagcttttgcacagcaaagggaaccataaacaagacgaaaagacaacccttagaatgggagaaaatatttgcaaatgaagcaaccaacaaaggattaatctccaaaatatacaagcagctcatgcagctcaatatcaaaaaaacaagcaacccaatccaaaaatgggcagaagacctaaatagacatttctccaaagaaggcatacacatggccaacaaacacacgaaaagatgctcaacatcactaattattagggaaatgcaaatcaaaactacaatgaggtatcacctcacacgagtcagaatggccatcaacaaaaaatctacaaatgataaatgctggagagggtgtggaggaaagggaatcctcatgtactgttggtgggaatgtaaactgatacaccactatggaaaacagtatggaggttccttaaaaaactaaaaatagaactaccatatgacccagcaatcccactactgggcatataccctgagaaaaccataattcaaaaagacacatgcacccaaatgttcattgcaccatttacaatagccaggatatggaagcaacctaaatgtccatcgacagaggaatgaataaagaagatgtggtacatatatacaatggaatattactcagccctaaaaaggaacaaaattgggtcatttgtagagacgtggatggacccagagagtgtcatacagagtgaagtaagtcagaaagagaaaaacaaatatcatatattaacacatatatgtggaatctagaaaaatggtatagaccatcttatttgcaaagcagaaatagagacagaaatgtagagaacaaatgtatggataccaaggtgcaaagggaggtgggtgggaggaattgggagattgggattgacacaaaTACACTATTGATTCTATGTacaaaatagacaactaatgagaatgtactgtatagcacagggaactctacttaatgcactgtggtgacctaaatgggaaggaaatccaaaaaaaggggaatatatgtatatgtatagctgattcattttgctgtacagtagaaaataacacaacattgtaaagcaactgtcctccaatgaaaattttaaaagagagtgaaaagacaacccacagaatgggaggaagtatttgcaaatcatatatttgataagggtcTATTATCCAGaatgtacaaagaactcttacagttCATTAGTCAGATTTGTATTTTAGGAACAGTCCTCAGCCTGCTTGAAGGAACAGGAGAGTGTGGAGCCTGGAGTGAAACAAGGAGGCAATCATCACAGTGTTCCAGAGGAGAGGTGGTAAGGCCTGCACCAAGACAGTGGCTGGGGATAGGAGGgcctttcagggacttccctggtggtccagtggttaacaagactccacgcttccactgcagggggcacaggttcgatccctggtcagggaactaagatcccgcatgccacctggcacagccaaaaaaaattaaaattaaaaaaaaaaatttaaattttttttaaaaagaaggagagCCTCTCAGATTCAACGAATATTGAGGAGGTAGACTCAGGCAGCTTGGGGGACTGAATGGCTGTGTGAAGTTTTCATTTCCGCATACCAGTGAGGCTGGTTGCCAGGACAGGATCTGTCTTtcaggaaggaaaaggagggagatCCCTATACTTGCCTGGACAGAGTAGCTGGGGATGGGGGAAGTGAAAGTGTCTGCCTGCATAAATAGGCGGCACACCAGTCCCAGCCCACACACGGACCCCCAGTTTGGAGCTGTCCACTTCGCCTGAGCTCtaccgtggccatggctcagtcGCTCATTCTGAGCATCCTTGTCCTAGTCCTGGCCTTCTGCGCCCCCCAGACCCAAGGTATCAAGGAGGGAGTTGCCTAGGATGGGGGCAAGGGGGTGGAGAGGCCTGGGTAGAAGCCTCCAAGCAGCCCCTCACTCCCTGTGAACCCCACCTGCAGGCAGTGATGGAGGAGCACAGGACTGTTGCCTCAAGTACAGCCTAAGGAAGATTCCCACCCACGTTGTCCGCAGCTACCGGAAGCAGGAACCAAGCCTGGGATGCCCCATCCCAGCTATCCTGTAAGTGGGTACAAGGGGGTGGGTGCAGGCTGGCAGCTGAGTGGGAGGGCATGATGGGCAAGACTAAGACAGGCTTGCTAACCCCCAAACCCTAGGTTCTCGCCTCGGAAACGCTCTCAGCCAGAGCTATGTGCAGACCCTAAAAAGGCCTGGGTGCAGCAGCTGATGCAGCGTCTGGACAAGCCACCAGCTCCATGGAAACCAACCCAGGACTGTAAGAAGGACAAGGGGGCCCCCAAGTCTGGCAAGAAGGGAAAGGGCTCCAAAGGCTGTAAGAGGTAAGGAAGCTAAAGGGACTGGGGGGGTGGGAAGTGAAGGGGAGCCTTGATCATCCCCTCAAAACCCTCTTCTGCCCTCCCAGGACTGAGACCCCAAAAGGGCCATAGCCCAGTGACGAGCCCGGAGCCCAGGAGGTCCCCATCAGTCTCATCAGGGCTTGGAGCCCCAGCCCAAGCGACAAGAAGTGGGCTAGGAAAGAGGGAGGACTCAGGGGGACCAGAGCAGCCACCCCATGCTGGCCTTGCCTCACCCCTTCTCCAGCTTCAACCACCCCTTCTGTATACCCGCCCTACCCTGCACGGCTGAGCTGCCCACATCAGGCCAGGCCtagagaggcagagaagagaaagtCCCACAGGAAATATGAGAGGTGGCAGCAGGACTGTCCCCTCTGAGGAAGGGTCACCCAGGGCCCTGGACCTGACCATGCTCCACACTGCACCCACCTCTTCTTTGTAAATATGATTTATACCTAACTGAATAAACAGCCATTCTGACCTTCTTCCCAAGTATCTGTTCCTATGTGTTCGTGTCCACAGAGAAGCCACTGTCACCACCACAGGGTGGAGTCACACACTCTGGGGTCCCGGCCAAGAGCTCAGGCTGGCAAATTCTATATCCTCACCCACCCCAAGAGTTTCCTTGCTTCCCAGGTGCCCAGACCTGTGGGCAGTAAAAGGGAGGCTGACAGGCAGGGTGGGACCTGGGCTGCCCCTGGCCTCTGAGAAATCCCTGCCAATGAAGAGACAGTGGATCCCAGGCACACGTCCCCAACAGCTCCACAGGCCTCTGAGACCCTGAAGAGATCCCTTCCCTGGTTCCGCCCAGCGTTCTTTCACTCCCAGCTTCACCGGGGACTGCCTCCCCTTTCCTTGGGGTCTACTGGAGGGAGGCGGGAGCCTGGGCCTGCCTGTAACACAGGTGAACACAAGTTCTACTGAAACCTACCCTACGCAGAGTTCCAGCGCTGGGAGCCCTCGAGAGCCCCCATCTCCTCCCAAAGACCCCAGAGGACTCCCTTCTACCCTGACCAGTGAAGCAAGGTCTATGGTCTCTCCTTATTGTTTGATGGGGCTATGTGCTCTTTATTCCTGAGTTCTCTATTCCTCCCTCAGCTTCCTTCCAGTTGGGAAAGCgtcctccccttcccttttctcttttctcctttctcccctaGGTGGGGCCTGGGGCACTTTAGCCCCTTTAACCTCTTGAGGCCAAGGAATAAGTCTCCAATGGCAGGAATTTGGAACCCCAGAACTCAGATGTAAATTAGTCTCCTCTCCAAGAAGACTCCAGTCTGTCTCTCCTCTACCTCTTCCTCCCCAGAGCAGAGATCCTCCAATTCCCTGCTTTGCCCTTAGGCTAGGAGAGAGAGGACCATTACATGGGGCCAGGCCAtgtgggaaagaaggaaacagatcctGGGAGAGGGGCAAGGAACTAGAGGTGGCTGCCACCACCTTCTCCTTCCACCGGGGCCTGAGCATGTCACAGCACTTACCGCTTATTATGGTcgttaaaatatttgctttctgCTCCTTCTGAGTCCAGTGGAGACAGGGGCTGCTCCCTACCTATCATCATGCAGCAGGTGTGATCTTAGTCTACAAACTCAGATGTTCAAGATTTACTGcactttaaaatgttctttcaggagttccctggcagtccaggggttaagactcggcactttcactgccagggcccgggttcaatccctggtcagggaactaaaatcctgcaagccgcatggcatggccaaaaaaataaaagaaaatgttctttcaATGAACCTACTCCAAGCCCCTGCACCGGAGCGCTGGCATTCTTGGGATCCCATCTGCCAAGGGCTGTGCAAAGGTCAAAGAAACAGCAAGGCACAGGAGAGGCTTCCTACATGCCCTCTACACCATCCCATCATTGGACATCAGCTCACCAGTGAATGCTGTGGCCCCTGTGTTCCCAGCAGGTATGACTCCCCAGGTCCTGGACTCTCAAACTCTTAGCTCTGTGCCACATTTGAGCCATAGGAGCTCAGCTGTGAGAGCCTCCGGACTTGGACCTAGCTTccccagacatttctccagagccATCTACTCAGGTGGCTTGCTTGCTTCACCCCAGTCAAGGATTAAAGCCCACTGCCTATACTGGCTGGACATACACACCAATACCCTCCACAGTCTTAAAGAACTCTCTCCAAAACCCTCCCTCTTCCCAGTCCCTCCAAGGTATAACCTCTTCCCAGGTTTGCTTTAGACTTTTACAAAGGCAGAAGGGACTCTAATATCAGGATGCTACTACTCTCAGCCCTACCAAAACCCTCGCTTGctctaaagagaaaagaaaatcatcagcaaaaagagaaaaagaggaaaacataggcaaaacaaaacaaaacttcgtATTTCACTAAATTATCCTGCCACACTGCATAGCTGGTATTTGCCTCAAGCCCTGCCCTGATTAGCATGCAATATAATACCTATCTTATCAGAGAATGAGTCCCTACTCTCCTTTTCTGCCTTCATCTTTGACAATACtgtcctgttctctcttctttctgtaaGATCCATAATTCAACAAAATCAAATAATACATactcatggttaaaaaaaatcagaaataccaAAAGGCTTATTCTGAACAACCATTTCCTGCAACTTTTAACTCTTAAGCTACTTCCTCTAGGACTTAGTGCCACATGTCTAAATACTTTGTTCATACGTCTGTTTCTtcatttacctatttttaaagttatcaactgagggacttccctggtggtgcaatggttaagactccacgctcccaatgcagggggcccaagttcgatccctggttagggaactagatcccacatgcatgccgcaactaagagttcatatgccacaactaaagagctggtgagccacaactaaggagcccacctgctgcaactaagacccagtgcaaccgaataaatatttttttaaagttacctaTTGACTTCCTATTATAAAAAGTGGAGATTTAGCTCTCTTACTAACCCTCTTCTCCTGTCACCCTATCCTCTAAATATAGCTATACCACTAAATTTAGACAATGATCAGAATTTACATTATGATGACCATGTAAATGTTGTTCACTGCAGAGCAAAGTAGCGTACTGTGCTTACTTTCCTTTTGTCActcagctttttgtttttcttaaagattcaaattgttcttcctttttttaaaatacctctACCTTCCCATTATCATAGCCTCAGTATTTTTCAAACACTTCATCataggattaaagacctaatgtttaaaatatacGTTATAGAAGACAATATAGGTGAGGGTGGTTATAACCCTGAGGTAGAAAAAGAACTTCTTAAACATAAAACCATAAAACACAAACCACAGGGGGAAATATCAACACCACCGAATTCAAAGACAAGGAGTTCAGGGTAAAGATGGCAAATTAAACACATGCATTTATTTTCACTCCTTCTTGAGCCCCAACTAAAACTAAAGTAAGTGTttctaaggacttccctggtggtccagtagttaagaatcccctttccaatgaaggggatgtgggttcgatccctggtcggggaactaagatcccaaatgccgcgggggaactaagatcccaaatgccgtggggcaactaagcccgcgctccacaacaaagacccagcacagccaaaaaaataataaaaataaaataaataaagtaaatgtttCTGGTGTGTGTATACACTTGTAAAGGCATCGGATCACAAAGACCCAAACAGGAGGGGAGATAAAAGTAACTTTCCAGAAGATTGCTGTTTAGATaagtaaatatttcagtaaaaataagtacaaaacatgaaatggaattataaagttggaggacttccAAACTGATGCTCATGCATacagtaaaaagaaatattttactgaatACTAGTCTGCCAGTGTTCAACAGTAAGACAATTAATGGCTTTTACtagaaatgtgaaaagaaaaaaattccaacaatCAGTCATCCCCCAAATTTACCAAACCATCATCCCACAAACATGAAAACTCATTGTAACCCCTGGAATTTCCTTTAACAGTAATTACTATCTTCTAACAATGTCACCCTCAGTGCCATTCAGAAAATTACTAATACCatgttttcaaatgattttaGCACTATCTCTTCCATGAAATGATAACATACCCACACACATTTACAAAATGGTGGGCCAGCTCCTTCTTGTCAGTGTTGCCTCAAAGTCTGAAGGCTTCTGCTTCCCCTGGCTCACTCCTTCTTTGTAAATCCTTTAAGGGCCTCTGACACAAATGTAAAGGATGGATGGGGCTAGTAAGAGCTCCCAGAATTACAGCTAATAGAAATGTCTTAACAACCTCAGTCATATGAACTGGAAACTAATTCCAAACTGAGTAACCAGATTTCTTAACACTCTTCTCCCTCCATGTTACCTGGGCCACACTTTTGCTAGccactatttcattctttactCATCAGTCATTAGAGGGACATGATCACCAATGACAGGATCTTTCTTTTGACATCTTCAAAAATGGGGTACTATGGGGCTACCAGCACAGCACCACTGACATATTTGGCATCCTCTGCCCAGCTTTATGGCACAGGAAGGTCAGAGGGACTGGGTCTATACTTGCTATTTATGAAAGCTCAAAATTAATGTTTCCTAGCTTTAATCATTTACCTGTGAAGATGTCTTCACCTTCAACTGACCTCTTTTGTgaagttctttttctttgcatGTCCAGGTGTTATTTATCCTTGTATCTGGGGACAAAGTGATGCTATTTTGCTAAAAATCATCaatgtttctttcctttgccaTCAATCTTGACCAATGAATTACCACTTTTATGGATGCTGAAATTGCCAAGCCTTTTTCTAATGCCTATATTTGGTATCCTTCTAGCGGTGGCTATTCTGCAGTCCCCCTACAGAGATTGTGTTAGCTATGTCAGGAAGCTGAAAACGTCATTTTCTTCAAGAAATCCATTTCCCAGTTTCTGGCAAACAAAAACACCCCGGGGAAACCCTGCTGCCATGTTCTTGAAGACTTTTGCTTTAGAGTCATGGATTGTGCTAATAATAAATTTCAATCTAATATTAAGTTAATAACCGAACTCCACCTGTGATTACCTGAGCAGCCGGCGTCAATTTCGGTTCAGAATACCCACAGCGGGACGGGATGTTAAACTCCACTTGGCCTCATTGCCCGGCTCCGCCACTAGGAGGCAGCATCGTCGTCGCGGTCCTCGGTCCTCCAAAGGCAAACAGGCTTGTGGGTTGAACACTAGtgttctcatttccttcatctttctgggatttttttccccctttattatTTGTCCTCAAATGTGTCTCATGCTAGACCAGGCGTCTAAAATTTTCTTATGTCCACTGATGAGCAGGACAAACTCGTTTTCCGCCCCTGTCCAGGTGAAAGCACTTCATCCTCCGGCACCGAGCATCGCGCCGGGCAAGCAGTTAGGCTTTCAATAAACCTTGAGAGCCTATGGTTTCAACCTTAAGGTTGAAAGAAACCTTTTTTAGAGTTGGCACCGTAAGGAATCAATCGGGTGCGGGTTATTTATGCTGCGAAGCAAGTCCTGGAGGTAATGTGAACTTCCTTCAGCCTTTAAGACAAACATTGCTTCCTGTCTTCCACGTTGGGCGCCCTGGCCTCAGGATAAGTTGGGAATACTTGGGGTGGGGAAGACAAATACTCACGGAAAAACACCGGCCTCCGGCCGCCCATGCGTCCCAGCCTGGCCAGCCGAGTACCCACGGATTCAGGGGCCCGCGTGGCAGAGATGTGGCGGGACAGTCGCTGTGCTCGGCCCGGGGTAATCGCCGCCCGGGGGCTTCCCAGGCCCACGCCAACCCCAGGTCCTGGGGCTGCGGGTCCTACCCGCAGCCTGAGTCTCCCCTCTGCACGTTCCGCCCGTGTGCCAGGACCCGCGCGCTGGGACCCGGGGCCGGACCCTCGGCCTCGAGACCAGCGGGGGCCTGGAGCGGGGACAGCACCAGAGGCCGTGCCAGGCCCACGGACTTTGGGCCCAACGCCCTTCTCAGTCTCTCTGAGCAGCCCGCAGGGTCGGGGCCGCACCCCGCCCTTGCTAGAGCACCCCCCACCCGCCAGCGCCCACCCACCCCTCAGCCAGAGCGGCGCCCACTCCAGAGCCTCCCTTCCCAGGCTGGTGCGCCCTCTGCAGGCCTGGGAGGGGAGACACATCAGGCACATACGTGGACACAGAGCCAcagcgcgctctctctctctctctctctctctctctctctctctctctctctctctctctctctcacacacacacacacacacacacacacacacacacacacacacacgcgggtGACGGGCACACCAGTCACGCTCAGCCCCACGGACACAGCTCCTGATACgcacattcatccattcaacaaacatttattaagcatctaatCGAGATGCTCTCCACAATCGTTTACTCCCCGGTAATCCCACTCCTACCATGGCCTTGGTTGACTTTCCCGGCCTCGCTGCTGCCTTACCTGCCTCAATGGCTAAAGTGCCCTCCACCCAAGATCTCCGACCCCTGGGGCATGGATTTGATCAGACCAGGGAGCATGAAGGCTGAGCGGGCTCCTTGGGAGAGTGTGGTGCCAAGATGAGCTGAACTGCCCTGAGCTGGGAGATTTGTCCAAAGCTCACACTGAACCAGGAACCCCACGAAGGCCACAAGGCTGAGAAGAGGGTGAACTAGGTAAAGCAGGTAGCACACTGAGGGCTCTATGGGTGTGGTCAGAAACTGTTTCAAACCCACCTCCCTGGTCTCCACCACCCCACCACTGGATCATTTAAACCAATGGCTAGGGAGTTGGTGCCTTAAAACTTCCACCCATAGGGCCTATGCCCTCCCCCTTTTTGCGATAATAGAAGGTACCATCAGAACACCTAACGGCTGTCACCTTCCCCGATTCCTCTTCTTCTCCCTGATCTGTCAGTGTTAGGGAGCTTCAGGCCTTGGAACTTGACCCCTTCTATCTACACTCACTTCCTTGATGACCTCATTGTCTTATGGTTTTAAATACCATCCATATGCTCCCAAACTTTTATCTTCAGCTCGAATCTCTCCCCTGAACTCTAGACTCATACTACCAACTACCTACTTAACATCTCCACTTGTATGTCCAAAATGCAGCTTCATCTTAAAAAGTCAAAACAAGGCTCctggagggagagataaattaagagtttgggattaaaatatacatgctactatatataaaatagataactaacgagaacttgtatagcacagggaactatactcaatatcttgtattaACCTGTAacggaacagaatctaaaaaggaCCAGCGGGACCAGCGGTCCCCtgtatatatacaactgaatcactttgctgtatacctgagactaacacagcattctaaatcaactatatttcaataaaaattttaaaaaaacaaggctCCTGACCTTCTCACAAACCCACTCCTCTACAGTCGTCCACATCTTGGTAAATATAACTCCAACAATCACATTGCTCAAGCCAAAAACATTGAagtattttctctgtctctctctcttctttctctcatatcCTATGCTGAACCCCTCAGCAGAGCCCACTGGCTCtacattcaaaatatttccagaatctgaccacttctcaccaacTCTCAGCAACCTCATGTCCTCCCTGGATTATTGCAATTGCCTCCAAGCTGGTCTCCAGGCTTCCATTTTTGCACCACTTTGGTCTATCTTCCATCCTACAGCCACAGGGAGACTTTAACACATGCCAGATCATGTCACTGTTCAAAACCCTCCAAAGGTCCCCCAACTCATTCAGAGTAGAACATAAACCCTGCAATGGCCTACAAAGCCCTACACTATCTGTCCCATGTTGTTATCTGATTGTATCTCCTACCACTCTACTCTTTGCTACTTCCCTCTCGTAACATTGGCCTCCTTTCTATTCCTCAAATACACTTTTGCCTCAAGACCTTCATACTTGCTATTTTCTCGTCTAAAGCATCTTCCCCAGATCTCCACATGGCTCTCTCCCTCACGTTCTTCAGATCAGCTCTCTGCTCAAATGTAATCAGACAAGACTTCCATGACCACCCTCCCCAATACTCCCTATCCCTCtagccttctttattttttttcatagcacttactGCCATCTgacatactattttttttcttgtttgcttaTTGCCTGTCTCCTTGATAAGAATAAAAActccagggatttccctggtggtccagtgggtagactccacactcccaatgtagggggtctgggttcgattcctggtccgggaattAGATCCCGcgtgcatgcctcaactaagaagtcTGAATGCCGCAattaagaagcccgcatgccacaactaaaagatcccgcatgcagcaacaaagatcccgtgtgccgcaactaagacccggctcagcctaaataattaaatatttttttaaaaaaagaaataaaaactccgCAAGAGCAGGAATGTCTTTCTGTTTCATTAACTGCTGTGTCCCAGTGCCaagaacagtgtctggaacataagacgtcctcaataaatgtttattgaatgaatgttgTGTAAATCCcttggttattattatttcattatttcaccCTTTGCTGCTGATTCTCAGGATCTTTCCCAACAGGCTTTCCAGGAAGACAGTAttgaaatttatttgaaatctttATGCCAGCTCTGCACTGTACTCTTGTATCATATAAGATCTTGGAGGGAAATAAATGGTATGACCCGAAAGTCTTAATAGAAAAGAATTTAGTGAAGGGTCAATTTACAGAGGTGAGGGCAGGGTTGTTGTGGGCAGCCACTGCACATGAATTTGTATAGCTCCAAACTTCAGGCCATCTCTCCTTCTGGACAAAGTGGACATTAAATGTACTGCCTGAAATTCTGCCCACTGAGAGGACTTCCCTTCACCACTGTCTTTCAGGGCCATCCCTGAATATAAGCAACTGTCTACTTTTGACTGATGCCAGCATACCTTAGAGACCCATCTGAAAATCAAGACCattcacttcctctctctgttaACTGTTTATAGAAAACTTCTCCATGAAGGCATAATTACGATCAAAAGAAGaagcagaaaacaataaaagtagGAATCTGAGTCACCTCCCATGCTTTTACTCATGACTTCTGAAATTTCTAAGGCCTGGTCTCAAATGTACAATGTTCCTTTGACAGTGGAACGCTGGTCATGCACATCCAACTATATGACTTGCTATAGATAACACCCTAGGTTGCATTGTCACTGGGTGATCTCTAGTCTGAGTTTTAAACCAGGGCCCAGTGGCAAATCAGGACTGATTTTCAAGGAGTAAATAATTGTTACCAGAAGAGTTATGTCCTTACTCAACACCCTAAGGGTCTTTCCTGTAATGCTCCTTCTGGGGCTCCTGTCACACCCTTCTCTGCCATAGACAATCTGAAATTCCCTGGATTTATGAGTCATAAGGCCCAAGTAGCCAGGCAACTTTCCCCAGAGCCTAGACCTGCTGCAGACCCCTTCCTTGCTCTGGGCCCCATTCAAAACTGTCAGCTTTATGCcatatccaataaatattttgctGTACTACACCTAACTATGATGTATGTTGCCTCTAAAATCCAAACAGCTCTTTAAGCATTGTGCCTCTTCAGGGTAAATGTGCAACATTCCCCAGATCACTGTTTTTCAGCTTCTCCCTACCTCTAATAGCCTAGAAATTTTACCTATGTTGCAGGGTCCTGAATTTTTggaatatttctttctctccctctgacATACATAGGTCTTACTGAGGCAATTAGGGCGACTGCTATTTCTTGTGTGCCGGTAAACATAATGTCATCAGTTTAAAGGACTACTTTGATATTCTGTGAGATATCCAGATTATCTTATGATAATCAGAGCAGGAAAGCTGATAATATCCCTGAGGTAAAACAGTGAAGGTATATTTCTGTCATAGTTGAAAACGAATGGATTTCAATGGTCTTTAAGTGACTGGTAAAGAAAGAAGGCATGTGCTAGATTATTAGCTGTAATATGCTGTACCAAGGGCTGAAGCATCTTTAAGTCTTTGAAGGTGCTCTATTCTATGCACATTCTCTAGCAACAAAGCATTGCTTAAAGTTTACTATTGTAGAGGGGAACATGGTGGGACAGGCACAGTTCAAAGGACTTCCACTTGGCCCTTCCTACCATAATTTTCCTCACTCCATGGTCAAGCAACCAGTGTGGAGATCCTGCTAATTACTAAGTATAGTTATTCCCACTATACATTCTGAAACTAGAGAAATAACCACTGGATGGGTCTTACAGATTCACTGTGAGATGGACCTGAACCAAAATCCTTCTATCACCTGAACTCCATAAACCCTTACTCTGACTAGTGGACCACAGTGGGGTTTTGGGTCCCCAAGACTAGTATTAACATGAGACAGTATCTAATAATCCCCCAAAGATCTGAATATTTTCTGTTCACCATTCATAGTCACCCTGGCAAACGGCTACAGATCTCTCTAGGGGAGGCTTAGAGAAGTGATTCTCCAATTTTAGCATACATCAAAATCACCAGAaaggcttgttaaaatacagattgctaggccactcccagagtttctgattcaatgGAGTTGAAGCAGAGcccaataatttgcatttctgccAAGTTCCCGGCTGATGCtcatgctgctggtccagggaccacactttgagagccaCTGACTAGAAGAAAGATCTATAGAGTCCACCTGTGAAAagactcaagggcttccctggaggcgcagtggatgagagtccgcctgccgatgcaggggatgcaggttcgtgccccggtctgggaagatctcacatgccgcggagcggctgggcccgtgagccatggccgctgagcctgcgcgtctggggcctgtgctccgcaaccagagaggccacaacagtgagaggc harbors:
- the CCL21 gene encoding C-C motif chemokine 21, translating into MAQSLILSILVLVLAFCAPQTQGSDGGAQDCCLKYSLRKIPTHVVRSYRKQEPSLGCPIPAILFSPRKRSQPELCADPKKAWVQQLMQRLDKPPAPWKPTQDCKKDKGAPKSGKKGKGSKGCKRTETPKGP